One segment of Carya illinoinensis cultivar Pawnee chromosome 1, C.illinoinensisPawnee_v1, whole genome shotgun sequence DNA contains the following:
- the LOC122309513 gene encoding LOW QUALITY PROTEIN: myb-related protein A (The sequence of the model RefSeq protein was modified relative to this genomic sequence to represent the inferred CDS: deleted 2 bases in 1 codon; substituted 1 base at 1 genomic stop codon), which produces MVSTTPSLSSSSCDNAVPKPVSFQGRITGPTRRSTKGGWTEEEDKILAVAVQKFNGKNWKKIAECVPDRTDVQCLHRWQKVLNPDLVKGPWSKEEDDLIIELVAKQGKKKWSEIAKFLPGRIGKQCRERWHNHLNPDIKKTAWTKEEESTLIKAHQIYGNKWAEIAKFLDGRTENSIKNHWNCSVRKKLESINFARVSGPYGHKATAECRKSVEVKESRDPKLNFEGSADTCSLDLILEMTESNLQPSNKEECRSLKGGENDITKPRCRTNLHDGDAVSCGPSGKQCQKRANNGDTFREPYHAAIKTNELLHTSSSHQVKFQCLDEQVHEPHQSVNPLPSGGHSRPLQLSLRTHSDVPGCNILTSNFLQSQLFLPLQVDCMNLLMCHHNTMFVMWTTLKIGIQNYVAKIRILFHVGQLVKRMRKVKFFEPLQTWRIQTLVHCAINHSSKRIXTLVKTGTFPSTDSYIQTASSPVSFNTPSSHNTGVTVDGSSPESILRSAARSFINTPSIIRKRRFKISRTFDNLNQKDGVCSLEENRDNSDNSHHLLHRCPPDRHDNNGVLSNEKQLFLPPLKSQKLGSSAAVKSVEKCLEHAFDSEWASTNIK; this is translated from the exons ATGGTTTCTACAACTCCTTCGTTGTCTTCTAGCAGCTGTGATAATGCGGTTCCGAAGCCAGTCTCCTTTCAAgg GCGGATAACAGGCCCTACAAGACGATCTACAAAGGGAGGATGGACAGAGGAGGAG GATAAGATATTGGCCGTTGccgttcaaaagttcaatggcAAGAACTGGAAAAAGATTG CTGAATGTGTTCCTGATAGAACTGATGTCCAGTGCCTGCATCGCTGGCAGAAGGTTCTGAATCCCGATCTTGTTAAAGGGCCTTGGAGCAAGGAG GAAGATGATCTCATCATTGAGCTGGTTGCAAAGCaggggaaaaagaaatggtCTGAGATAGCAAAATTCTTGCCAGGCCGTATAGGCAAGCAATGTAGAGAAAG GTGGCACAACCATTTAAATCCGGATATAAAAAAAACAGCATGGACCAAAGAAGAGGAATCAACTCTCATTAAGGCCCACCAAATATATGGGAACAAGTGGGCTGAAATAGCAAAGTTTCTGGATGGAAG GacagaaaattcaataaaaaatcacTGGAACTGCTCGGTGAGGAAGAAATTAGAATCTATAAATTTTGCTCGTGTTTCTGGCCCTTACGGTCATAAAGCAACAGCTGAATGCAGAAAGTCTGTAGAGGTTAAAGAAAGCCGTGATCCGAAATTGAACTTTGAGGGAAGTGCAGACACTTGTTCACTGGATTTGATTCTTGAAATGACGGAAAGTAATTTGCAACCTTCAAATAAAGAGGAATGCAGGTCTTTGAAAGGAGGGGAAAATGACATAACAAAACCCCGATGTAGAACAAATTTGCATGATGGGGATGCAGTTTCTTGTGGTCCGAGTGGCAAACAATGCCAGAAGCGTGCTAATAACGGTGACACATTCAGAGAGCCCTATCATGCAGCTATCAAGACCAATGAATTATTGCATACGTCCTCTAGTCATCAAGTAAAGTTTCAATGTCTAGATGAACAAGTCCATGAGCCTCATCAATCTGTCAATCCATTGCCTTCTGGAGGACATTCTCGACCCTTGCAACTCTCTTTGAGGACACATTCAGATGTTCCCGGGTGTAACATATTAACTTCTAATTTTCTTCAGAGCCAGCTTTTCCTGCCGCTGCAAGTAGATTGCATGAATCTTCTTATGTGCCACCACAACACAATGTTTGTTATGTGGACTACTTTGAAAATAGGAATTCAAAATTATGTGGCCAAAATAAGGATACTCTTTCATGTAGGACAGCTTGTGAAACGTATGAGGAAAGTAAAGTTTTTCGAGCCCCTGCAAACTTGGAGGATTCAAACGTTGGTTCATTGTGCTATAAATCACTCTTCCAAAAGGATTTAAACA CTTGTGAAAACTGGTACATTTCCAAGTACAGATAGCTATATTCAAACAGCTTCAAGTCCAGTTTCTTTTAATACACCATCAAGCCACAATACAGGAGTAACTGTAGATGGCAGCAGTCCAGAATCTATATTGAGGAGTGCCGCACGGAGTTTTATAAATACACCATCTATCATTAGGAAACGAAGATTCAAAATTTCCAGGACATTTGACAatctaaatcagaaggatggtGTTTGTTCACTGGAAGAAAACAGAGATAACTCGGACAATAGTCACCACTTGTTACATCGTTGTCCACCTGACAGACATGATAACAATGGTGTTCTATCCAATGAGAAGCAACTTTTCCTGCCTCCTCTAAAGTCTCAGAAGCTTGGAAGTTCTGCAGCTGTAAAATCTGTAGAAAAATGCCTGGAACATGCATTTGATTCTGAGTGGGCATCTACCAACATTAAATAG
- the LOC122309520 gene encoding elicitor-responsive protein 3-like isoform X1, whose product MPEGTLEVLLVCAKGLENTDFLSHMDPYVLLTCRTQEQRSSVASGQGSEPQWNETFVFTVMTDEASELNLKIMDKDSFTNDDFVGEATIPLEALFIEGSLPPTVYRVVKDEEYRGEIRVGMTFTPEQIRGGSQGCCDEEVNYGGVIESSREEESYGGWKESSREEEESYGGWKESSY is encoded by the exons ATGCCAGAAGGAACGCTTGAAGTTCTTCTCGTTTGCGCCAAAGGACTCGAGAACACCGATTTCCTGT CACACATGGACCCCTATGTTCTTCTCACTTGCCGGACCCAGGAGCAGAGAAGCAGTGTTGCATCAG GTCAAGGATCTGAACCGCAATGGAATGAGACATTTGTTTTCACAGTCATGACTGATGAAGCTTCAGAGCTCAATCTGAAGATAATGGATAAAGATTCTTTCACCAACGATGATTTTGTTGGAGAAGCCAC CATTCCTTTAGAGGCGCTGTTCATAGAAGGGAGCCTGCCGCCCACCGTATACAGAGTTGTCAAGGATGAGGAATATCGAGGAGAAATTAGAGTTGGCATGACTTTCACTCCTGAG CAGATCAGAGGCGGCAGTCAGGGGTGCTGTGACGAGGAGGTGAACTATGGTGGGGTGATAGAATCGTCAAGAGAAGAGGAAAGCTATGGTGGATGGAAAGAATCAtcaagagaagaagaggagagcTATGGTGGATGGAAAGAATCATCTTACTAG
- the LOC122309520 gene encoding elicitor-responsive protein 3-like isoform X2, which yields MPEGTLEVLLVCAKGLENTDFLSHMDPYVLLTCRTQEQRSSVASGQGSEPQWNETFVFTVMTDEASELNLKIMDKDSFTNDDFVGEATIPLEALFIEGSLPPTVYRVVKDEEYRGEIRVGMTFTPEIRGGSQGCCDEEVNYGGVIESSREEESYGGWKESSREEEESYGGWKESSY from the exons ATGCCAGAAGGAACGCTTGAAGTTCTTCTCGTTTGCGCCAAAGGACTCGAGAACACCGATTTCCTGT CACACATGGACCCCTATGTTCTTCTCACTTGCCGGACCCAGGAGCAGAGAAGCAGTGTTGCATCAG GTCAAGGATCTGAACCGCAATGGAATGAGACATTTGTTTTCACAGTCATGACTGATGAAGCTTCAGAGCTCAATCTGAAGATAATGGATAAAGATTCTTTCACCAACGATGATTTTGTTGGAGAAGCCAC CATTCCTTTAGAGGCGCTGTTCATAGAAGGGAGCCTGCCGCCCACCGTATACAGAGTTGTCAAGGATGAGGAATATCGAGGAGAAATTAGAGTTGGCATGACTTTCACTCCTGAG ATCAGAGGCGGCAGTCAGGGGTGCTGTGACGAGGAGGTGAACTATGGTGGGGTGATAGAATCGTCAAGAGAAGAGGAAAGCTATGGTGGATGGAAAGAATCAtcaagagaagaagaggagagcTATGGTGGATGGAAAGAATCATCTTACTAG
- the LOC122309536 gene encoding digalactosyldiacylglycerol synthase 2, chloroplastic: MDKKQHIAIFTTASLPWMTGTAVNPLFRAAYLSKDGERNVTLVIPWLSLKDQGLVYPNNITFISPSEQEKYVRQWLEERTGFTFDFSIRFYPGRFSKDKGSILAVGDISEIIPDEEADIAVLEEPEHLTWFHHGKRWKIKFRMVIGIIHTNYLEYVRREKNGMQAFLLKIVNSWLVGIYCHKVIRLSAATQDYPKSIICNVHGVNPKFLEIYKEKIEQQQNGKHVFTKGAYYIGKMVWSKGYKELLKLLHDHQKKLAGIEVDLYGNGEDSDEVQEAAKKLELAVRVHPGRDHTDPLFHDFKVFLNPSTTDVVCTTTAEALAMGKIVVCANHPSNEFFKQFRNCWTYDDGNGFVEATRRALAEEPAQLTDAQRHELSWEAATERFLKVTELDQVPTMKPSNIPQKNFMSTSFNFRRNMEDASAYVHYIASGSEASRKVFGAIPGSLQPDEQQCKELGLAIPAAKRG; the protein is encoded by the exons ATGGATAAAAAGCAGCATATAGCAATTTTCACAACTGCCAGCCTTCCATGGATGACTGGAACTGCTGTCAACCCTCTGTTTCGTGCAGCCTATCTTTCGAAAGATGGAGAGAGAAATGTCACCTTGGTGATCCCATGGTTATCTTTGAAAGATCAAGGACTAGTATATCCCAACAACATCACATTCATCTCACCATCAGAGCAGGAGAAATATGTCCGTCAATGGCTTGAGGAGAGGACTGGATTCACATTTGATTTCAGTATACGTTTTTATCCTGGAAGG TTTTCTAAAGATAAAGGGAGCATTCTTGCAGTTGGAGATATCTCAGAAATCATCCCCGATGAAGAGGCAGACATTGCTGTTCTCGAGGAGCCTGAGCATCTTACATGGTTTCATCATGGAAAGCGATGGAAGATTAAATTCCGCATGGTTATTGGAATTATTCACACTAACTATTTGGAATatgtgaggagagagaagaacgGAATGCAAGCATTTCTTCTCAAAATTGTAAATAGCTGGCTTGTTGGTATCTATTGCCACAAG GTAATTAGATTATCTGCTGCAACGCAGGATTATCCCAAGTCAATTATCTGCAATGTTCATGGAGTCAATCCCAAGTTCCTTGAGATATACAAGGAAAAGATAGAGCAACAACAAAATGGGAAACATGTCTTCACTAAAGGTGCCTACTACATTGGGAAGATGGTATGGAGCAAAGGCTACAAGGAGCTACTAAAACTTCTTCATGATCACCAAAAGAAACTTGCTGGGATTGAGGTTGATTTATATGGTAACGGAGAAGACTCTGATGAAGTTCAGGAAGCGGCTAAAAAGCTGGAACTAGCTGTTAGAGTTCACCCTGGGCGTGATCATACTGATCCTTTATTCCATGA TTTTAAAGTGTTTCTGAATCCTAGCACCACGGATGTGGTTTGTACCACTACAGCTGAAGCACTGGCTATGGGCAAAATTGTTGTCTGTGCCAATCATCCCTCAAACGAATTCTTCAAGCAGTTCCGAAATTGCTGGACCTATGATGACGGCAATGGGTTTGTTGAAGCCACACGCAGGGCATTAGCTGAAGAGCCTGCACAGCTGACTGATGCACAGAGGCATGAACTATCATGGGAGGCAGCCACAGAACGGTTCCTGAAGGTTACTGAACTGGACCAGGTTCCTACTATGAAGCCGTCGAATATTCCTCAAAAGAACTTTATGTCTACGTCTTTCAATTTTCGAAGGAACATGGAGGATGCATCAGCATATGTGCATTATATTGCTTCTGGGTCTGAAGCATCACGAAAAGTGTTTGGTGCAATTCCCGGGAGCTTGCAACCAGATGAACAACAATGCAAAGAACTAGGGCTAGCCATTCCTGCAGCAAAGCGAGGCTGA